TATTATTACAGTTTCAATCATCCAAATACTAGtaatgtgttgggtttttttcttaattataTTCTTATAAATTATTTTCCTCACATGGCTTTACATATCCAGTAATACTTGTTCCATATTGACTTAAGGGGAGTTTTACAAGAATTGCTGAAGTTTTCTAGTCTTCAGTAATGTGAAAAAATCTTTAGAATATGAAAGATGGTTTGAGATACTTAATGCTGTCCTGagtaaaaagtaaataaatagaCATGTCTTCTATTCTGAGTAGCATTCCTGTTGAGACTGTGGAATTAGACTTAAAAGCTGTGCCATAGCAGTGTTCAAAGATTTTACTTGGGATTTAGTACTGTTTTGCTGCATGGGTACTAATGGATAACAAGAACTTACACTTGAGAAGTGGATTCCTAAATTTACTTTGATAAGCATATAAAGTATTCAATATCAAAAATATTGAAGAGAACACACATTTTATACAAGAACTTAAACTTTTGTTGTTGAAGTAGCAGAGAAGTTCACATCTATGCCTAAAAAAAAGGTGCAGGTTTGtgggtggtttttgttttcacCACCATGTTCAGGAGTAGTTACACAAGTAGTGAGCTTCACGAGACGTCAGTGTTTTAGCTCTTTCAGCTGCCACATCAAAGACACATAAATGCTATATAATAGAGAGTAACTAATCCATGCTTTGGGAATTGAGACTGTATTGTGAAATCAATGATACACTggaaaaagctttttcttcttttcccccttattTTAGAAAGACTTCACATGAAAAAATGATTGAGTCTGTCAAACTAAGAAGGCAGTGCATGCTGGATTTCTACTCGCATTATGAACATCTTTGTGCTCTTCAAAGCTCTGTCCCACTGAAAGCTGTGAAGGCTAACCTGACACAGGGCGCACTTGACCTAATTGTAGATCGCATCAAAGCTGCTGATTGGGCACCGCTCCTGAATGCTATCAGGCATAATAAGACTCTGACTTCCATTGGAATAAGAAGTTTTCTTCAACAAGGTCTTGGAGAATCAGGTTTGTAATAATGCTTATAAACCACAACTGTGTTAATGTGTACATGTTAGAAATTTGTTGCATAAAACTGGGGAGAGGCATTATAATGCAGAAGGAATTATTTCTATTTAACTaaagaaagaaaggcaagaTGTGATCACAATTGCCTTTAAGTCAATAGGGATTGGATTTTACTGATGTGTGATTTTTGTTGTTTACTAGGTGTTGAAAGATACAAAACTTATTTTAGAAGGAGATTTCCAGCAATTCGATCAAAAGACTTGACTGGCCAACTATGCAAAGCTGTCAAAGGCTGTCTCAGTATATCAGATGTACTGAAAAATTTAGAACTGCAGGGTTTGCTTCTGAGGGAAAGAGATCTAATAATTCTAACAAAGGTGAGAGTGTATTAGTACACAAATAAGTGAAAAATATTCTTAAAATGTAGAGAAGTAGCAAATTTATAAATATTTGTCATAGATGAGGATGTTCTCTTTATAAGATAACTTTTGTGTTATGCGTCATGTGAGTAATTCTTCTGAGACATTTAGTGTAACAGTCTCGCTGCACCTGTCAAAATCACTTAACACACCATTAACCTACCCTTGCCCCAGTTCATCAATGCATATTAGATCTTGGCAGTATCTCTCTCATGTATTTGGAACTTGTACTTCTAACTTAAGCTACTTGTTTTGTCCTTCCTCTGAAGCTAGAGTTTCTTGTAGGGAGTACAGAGAATTCTGAGTAGTTTGGGTGCTTTGGaagatttgtttttttcttctgtttgtatTTTTGCTTTTCAAGCAATTAAGAAACTGTTTTTATTACGAAGGGCTTGGCCACAGCATCATCTCTGGAGAGTGTCTCATTAGCCCATTGTCCAATTGGAGATACAGGACTGGAAAGTAAGTTCAGAATCAAAATTGTATAAGTATTCTTCTCTCTTGTTTCTTTAGTTCTTCAAAGAATAGGTAACTGGGTTTTAAAATATTTCCATTCCATTTAAAATATTTCCATTAAATTTGTCTATAATGATTGAAGTAATATACTCTTTACTCTACACGATTTAACATTTAAAGAATTTAATTTCTTCACTTGATGCTAGTAAGTAGCCATCTTCCTTCATAATAacatttatatttttatttaaaataacGTTCATAATATTAATTTGGTGTTAACTCTAGATAATGTTTATGTAAGTAAGctgaaatagaatagaatcatggaatcaacgatattggaagacacctccaagctcatccagtccaacctatctcccagccctgtccaatcaactagaccatggcactaagttcttcatccaatcttttcttgaacacttccagggatggcgactccaccacctccctgggcagcccattccagttgcaattcactctctctgtgaagaacttcctcctaacatccagcctatacctcccctggcacaacttgagactgtgtccccttgttctgttattggttgcctgggagaagagaccaacctccacctggctacagcctcccttcaggtagtcatagatagcagtgaggtcacccctgagcctcctcttctctaggctaaacaacaccaactccctcagcctctcctcacagtgtttgtgttccaagcccctcaccagctttgttggccttctctggccacgttccagtatctcaaccgtctcttgaattgaggggcccagaactggacgtagtactcaaggtgtggcctgaccagtgctgagaacgggggaagaacctctcttgtcctactggccacactgttcctgatccaggccaggatgccattggctctcttgggttCTAGCTTATGCATACAGTTTTTACTGAACACTTGTGCTAGAAAGATACAATATTAGAACACCTTAAAATGCATTCTGTATTTCAGTGCTAGATCTTTGTTGGAGATTTTCAGCATCTTAATGAAACAGTTTAAAATTATGTTCTGATAATCTGGCTGTGCCATGTGCAGATAATGTgcatgtttttattttcttcagcaATCTGCCAGAGTGTAAAGAATTCTGCTACTATCAGATATGTAAACTTCACTGGATGTAGCCTCACATGGCAAGGGGCAGAACATGTAGCAAATGTATTAAAGGTAATTTAATCATCTTTCTTAGAATCAAATGTTCACAAGAACTGTAATACTTTTCCCCAAGCTCTTTCATGCTCTGAATTAAAGCATTTTATGAGCATCATATGCGAATATTGAAGTTAAGTGTGTTAACAGTCCTGAAATTTGTTACCCTGTATGCACAAAGTAGCTCAGTCTACTGATGAGGAATTTAAATACAGTATTTCTTAGGAAACATCAGCTAAATAATAGTTCAGGGTTACATATTTTCTTGAGTAAGGATTAGGGCTGTAAATGTCTGGCAATGGTGTTGGGGAGCACTTCTGTCAAAATTTTTGACAATAAAAGGTCTCTTAAGTATTCTTAGGTATTGGGAAAGAATTGAGTTTATAGTTGAGAAGCTACTAATTAACTGATTAGTAAACTTGTGCCTAGTACAATAGTCTAATGTTAGCATTGTTTGGCGTGAAAGGGCATAACTTCTAAGTGTGTATTTTCTGCTCAAGATGTGTTGAAAATGTCTGTCTGCCAAAACAAGATGTTTTGTAGTCATACTTAACAATTTACGTTGCAAATTGCATCGTCAGAAGAAAAAATTCCATGTATTTCTTGAACTCAGAAATAGAATATATTTCTTGTAACAGCGTTTGAGGCGCTAAACATCAGTTGCAAACAAAGGTGACTTGTGATCTTATCATTGGTAATGGCTTTGGGTTTGCGCTTTGGTAACAGCTTCTTTATTTTCAAAGCATCAGGCAATGAAAAGACATGGTGAGGCCTGGGCTGAAAGCCTGCGTTACAGGAGACCTGACCTTGACTATATGACTGGCTTGAGGCGTATTACTTTCAACTGCAACGTGCTTGTTGGAGATAGAGGGGCAAGTGCCTTTGCAGACTGTCTAGGAGAGGACCTGTGGCTCAAAGGTATTATGAAATACTGACTCCTAACATATGctggtggcagcacacagagaacTTAAAACTGTCAGTTTTCTATGCAACATGACTAGTAACatactgtttaaaaaaaacctctgTTCATCTTTTAAATTGTCCAAGTGTCTGAATACTGTTGTTTAtatattcacagaatggtttaagttggaagggacatttaatGTCCTCTAGTACTGTGGCGAAGTTTGAACCAGGTGTGCAGATAACATGTGTACTGATGGAAGAGCATCAGGTTAGAGAATACTTAAGCTAACTGGGCTTACGGAAGTCTATAGGCACTGATGGGATGCATCCACAAGTGCTGAGAGAGATGACTGATGTAATTTTGAGGCCATTGTCAGTAATCTTTGAAGGATCATGGTATTTGGCAAGAGCGCCTGATAGCAAATGTCACTTCTATCTTCAAGAAGGCTGGGAAGAAGTACCCAGGGATCTATAGGCAAGTCAGCAGCTGCATTTCTGGGAAGGTGGGGATGTGATGCCAGCCAGAGTGACCTCAGCTGGCCTGAGAAATGGGCTGATGAGAACGTCATGAAGTTTAACAAATAGAAGTGCAAAGTCTTGCATCTCAGCAGAAAGAATTTGATGCATCAGAAGGTGCTAGGGGCTGTATACTTGGAAACtagcttcacagaaagggtCATGAAGGTCTTGGACTACAGGCTCACCATGTGTCAGGAAACCACTTCTGTGTCAAAAGGAATCCAGtagtatcctgggctgcattaaggaGAGAGTTGCAAGCAGgttgaaggaggtgattcttcaTCTCTAGCGAGCACTCGGAGAGCTGACCTGGTCTTCCCTGTACATGAGAGTGCTGAAGCTACCAAACAGAGCCCAGTGAAGGGCCACTAAGATGATAGAAGGACTATAGCAAGTATTATTTCAGGAATGGGTGAGGGAGTTGAACTGTGGTGTTGAGAAGGCTGAAGGCAGGTCTCATCAAAgcatacaaatatctgaacAGTGTCTGTAAAGAAGACAGACCTAGGCTCTgcccagtggtgctcagtgataaGAGGGagtgggcacagactgaaaCACTGAGGTGCCTCCTTGAATGCTTTCTGACTGTGAGAGTGataaaacactggcacagatttccTACAGTGGCTGTAGAGTGTTCATCCTTGGAAGTCTGTTGCTGTCTGGACACAGTATGGGGCAGCTGGTTTTAAGTAAGCCTGCTTGAGTAAGATTTGgcaagatgacctccagagatcccttccaacatcaAACATTCTATTATACTGTGCACGCACAGCATGAAATAAATGCCAAAGCCATGGTAGTACTATTTCATGGCTGCTTGTCATGGGTTGAGTTAAATATGGTGCTATTATTCATACCATAgtgcagtcatgccagcttccaAAAATGGaagtgctaactggagcaaagtattatgcaGACTGCAGCATGGGAGGCTTGCTGTTCCAGCTGCTGGTTCTGGGTTCTTGGGTGGTGactcttttctgcaggcatggCAGCAGACCTGGTGGTGGTCAGgtagctgctggttttctgttttctgccGATTTTTAACCCCTGTATttcactgcacttctgcaaataGCCTAAGCTAAGGTAATCATGTGTTGTATGATTAGATTAATTATCTTATTATCATAATTATGCATTGTGGTATCGTATGTTACACTCTTATCTGAAGCCTGAGTTTTACGTTACTTTTCCCCTCGCTTCCGGGTTGAGGGAGCAGGCCAGTTAATCCTCACATTAAACCATTACACTACCACATAACTTAATGATGCATCCAAACAGTGAACTTTTAGGATCATTGACTCAAACTTTTTAGATGTAAGTTGCATGTGTATGCAAATGATGTTGCCTTGGGCGTTTGAATTAGTTTGTGCtttggaatattgtgtctgTTAGGAATTTTCAAGAATGACAATTTGGCTGTGAATTTTATATTCCTTCCTTTGCAGTTGTTTGCAGTTATTTCTTAATATTGATTTATAATAAGAGTTTACATTTCTAGTTTTCCTCTGAAAGTAGCATTCTTGGTTGTACATGTGTCTGTTACCGCCGTGCCTTCTTTTATAATGTTTCATGTTCTGTGACATGGAGATTTTAAGTGTGGATTAGTTGTGTTACATGGTGACTGCAGTTATGGCACTGAAtagttgtgtttttgttttttttttttttaccacctTAAATATTTTAGCACTTGATTTGCAGCAGTGTGGAATATCCAATGAAGGAGCAAGGTCATTATTAAATGCTCTTCAAACCAATACAACATTAGTGGTACTTGACATCAGAAAAAATCCTTTAATTGGTATGTATCTGTATCTACATTTTGTCTTCTTtgtggttttggctttttttttttttttggtaaatctagagggaaaagaaaccacTTGTAAGAGAAAAAATGTACAGCAATATTTTgataaacatttttttaaataagaGAAGGGAGTAGGGTAGGTAATGTATACTGAATATTGAATGATTTGTTTGCATGAAAACTTGAGCCATATGAGAGATTCTTAGTAAGATATTTCAATTTATTCTAGATCACGTTATGATGAAAAATGTTATTGAAAGAGTTCTTATGAATGGAAATGGTGCTAATTCAGAGGTAAGTGTAAAGCATTTAGGTTTTCTTTGTAGCTGCCACTGTTCTTGTAAATGACAGCTTTGCTCAGACTTAATCTATAGCAACTATATTCAAGCTGTTAACAGAAATCTGACTCTCAaactatttaaaacaaaaaaacactaTGAAAGGAAATGCTTAAAACAATACTAGTGGCTTGAaaatttttattattttctatGTAGTTTAAGATGGGACATATAATTAAGCCAGTGAATAGGACAGAAACACATGATTCTACTTGGGCATTACCATAGGATGTTAAGGAAATGCTGGTGCTGGACTGCTGGAAGGTTTTTCTAGTATATGTTTCTTGCTACATGGTAATAATAACTTTTCATTTAATAGTAAAGGAACTAAATCTAAAACTTATTTTAAAACTATTTTTCAATAATTTATATAGTTAAGATGTGCATAAGATTGTTTTACAGTCGCAAAACATCCCTTCCCTGTGCTATCTATCCAAGATACCAGAGTTTAGTTCAAGTATCTGTGCCTCTTGACATCTTTAGTAGTCCTTTGACAGTAATGTATGTAAACTGAATATTTGGGCTGTTTATGATTAGATATACTGTTTAAATAGTAAGTCTTTTGTTTATGACACAGAAATTGGATTCAGTTTCGAAAGGAGTAATCAAATAAATGAATATCCTCTTATTCTTGATTTCACATAACTGCAACAATCTCAGTTaccattgattctatgattctatgattttggaaCTTAGTGCTCTTTTAGTTTTAAAAAGACTTAAAATGCAGAGCTGTGGATCTATAGAGTGTTCAACAGAGAtattgagacactggaatgtgtccagagaagggcagcagagctggtgagaggcccgGAACACAAGCtgtatggggagaggctgaaggagttggggttgtttagcctggagaagaggaggctcaggggtaacctcactgctgtctgcaactacctgaagggagactctAGCCAAGTAGGtgtttgtatcacagtatcatcagggttggaagagacctcatagatcatcaagtccaaccctttaccacagagctcaaggctagaccatggcacaaagtgccacgtccaaccttgccttgaacagccccagggacggcgactccaccacctccccgggcagcccattccagtgtccaatgactctctcagtgaagaacttttctcctcacctacagcctaaatttcccctggtgtagcttgaggctgtgtcctcttgttttggtgctggccacctgagagaagagagcaacctcctcctggccacaaccacccctcaggtagttgtagacagcaataaggtcacccctgagcctcctcttctccaggctaaacaatcccagctccctcagcctctcctcatagggcttgtgctcaaggcctctcaccagccttgtcacccttctctggacacgctcaagcatttcgatgtccctcctaaactgcggggcccagaactgaacacagtactcaaggtgtggtctaaccagtgcagagtacaggggcagaatgacgtccctgctcctgctgaccacaccattcctaatgcaggccaggttgccactggctctcttggccacctgggtacactgcgggctcatgttcaggcgggtatcaatcagcacccccagatccctctctgtctggctgctttccagccactccaaccccagcctgtatctctgcatggggttgttgtggccaaagtgcagcaccctgcacttggagctattgaatgccatcccattggactctgcccatctgtccaggcggtcaaggtcccactgcagagcccttctgccctccaacccagccacatctgcccccagcttggtgtcatctgcaaacctgctgatgactgactccatgccctcatccagatcatctatgaagatgttaaaaaggatggggcccagcacagatccctgagggacaccactagtgacagctgccagctggatgtggcaccattcaccaccactctctgggtccggccctccagccagttcctaacccagcacagagtgttgccatccaagccatgggctgacagcttagccagcagtttgctgtgggggacaatcatagaatcatagaatcaaccaggttggaagagacctccaagatcatcgagtccaacctagcacccagccctagccagtcaactagaccatggcactaagtgcctcatccaggcttttcttgaagacccccagggacggtgcctccaccacctccctgggcagcccattccaatgggaaatcactctctctgtgaagaacttct
Above is a window of Pogoniulus pusillus isolate bPogPus1 chromosome Z, bPogPus1.pri, whole genome shotgun sequence DNA encoding:
- the CEP78 gene encoding centrosomal protein of 78 kDa isoform X2, coding for MIESVKLRRQCMLDFYSHYEHLCALQSSVPLKAVKANLTQGALDLIVDRIKAADWAPLLNAIRHNKTLTSIGIRSFLQQGLGESGVERYKTYFRRRFPAIRSKDLTGQLCKAVKGCLSISDVLKNLELQGLLLRERDLIILTKGLATASSLESVSLAHCPIGDTGLETICQSVKNSATIRYVNFTGCSLTWQGAEHVANVLKHQAMKRHGEAWAESLRYRRPDLDYMTGLRRITFNCNVLVGDRGASAFADCLGEDLWLKALDLQQCGISNEGARSLLNALQTNTTLVVLDIRKNPLIDHVMMKNVIERVLMNGNGANSEYQWQTSPSSKDALKTRPKKRTIVLGSGRKGKATIRIVIWKQRGLPCKKSVSPGKKNMPVKDSYSPKPLPPGTKGFIPWRTAERAKRCRGGTLDSAEELPVKIETGIPVKVTVESASTSETEDTEYSDDVIHDPNLAKSLEKNDVTAYKKLQLELEGCMEKLKEEQRARVMAEERIMKLENENAGLRNLNISLSEALHAQSMTSMILEDESVLGSIENSFQKFHAFLDLLKDAGLGQLAVLAGIDQSDFGLLGHPQVNSTLSKPTNILKEKSFEEERQEHTQNSKRTTTASVC